Proteins co-encoded in one Haloarcula pelagica genomic window:
- the surE gene encoding 5'/3'-nucleotidase SurE, translating into MDDDEPAILLTNDDGIDSTGLQTLYEGLSTVGDVTVVAPAEDQSAVGRAISHEVEVREHELGYVVEGTPTDCVVAGLEALVPETDLVIAGCNRGANLGAYVLGRSGTVSAAVEATFFDVPAIAVSMYIPVREDAAFSDIEANGDSYGEAVRATTYLADHALGAGVFEQCDYLNVNAPVAEWGPADIEITRPSRLYEMDAVHDGDAVTLHDRIWEHMADGDIPDPEGTDRRAVVDGKVSVSPLTAPHTTEHHEALDALAETYDPTD; encoded by the coding sequence ATGGACGACGACGAGCCGGCGATCCTGTTGACGAACGACGACGGCATCGACAGCACCGGGTTGCAGACGCTGTACGAGGGGCTCTCGACGGTCGGTGATGTCACCGTCGTGGCTCCGGCCGAAGACCAGAGCGCCGTCGGGCGGGCCATCTCCCACGAGGTCGAGGTCCGGGAACACGAACTCGGCTACGTCGTCGAGGGGACGCCCACCGACTGTGTCGTGGCCGGGCTGGAGGCGCTGGTCCCCGAGACCGACCTGGTGATCGCCGGCTGTAACCGGGGCGCGAACCTGGGCGCGTACGTCCTGGGCCGCTCTGGCACCGTCAGCGCCGCCGTCGAGGCGACGTTCTTCGACGTGCCGGCCATCGCCGTCTCGATGTACATCCCGGTCAGAGAGGACGCCGCGTTCTCCGACATCGAGGCCAACGGCGACAGCTACGGCGAGGCGGTGCGCGCGACGACGTACCTCGCCGACCACGCGCTCGGTGCCGGCGTCTTCGAGCAGTGTGACTACCTCAACGTCAACGCCCCGGTGGCGGAGTGGGGCCCGGCGGACATCGAGATCACCCGCCCGTCGCGGCTCTACGAGATGGACGCCGTCCACGACGGCGACGCCGTGACGCTGCACGACCGGATCTGGGAGCACATGGCCGACGGCGACATCCCCGACCCGGAGGGCACCGACCGGCGCGCGGTCGTCGACGGGAAGGTCAGTGTCTCCCCGCTGACCGCGCCACACACCACCGAACACCACGAGGCGCTGGACGCGCTCGCGGAGACGTACGACCCGACCGATTGA
- a CDS encoding CopG family ribbon-helix-helix protein, which yields MRTSFNIPDETVAEFDRVWEEQGLDNRSRAVREAMREYIEAHSRFDEQSGEVVALLGFDYRHHDVIESLHTVQHEYQDVILNTSHTHQGEWCLESLFCRGPAGRVRALTNRLRDFDAVGRVKVMMIRDD from the coding sequence ATGCGAACGAGTTTCAACATTCCCGACGAGACGGTGGCGGAGTTCGACCGCGTCTGGGAGGAGCAGGGCCTCGACAACCGCTCGCGGGCGGTCCGTGAGGCGATGCGTGAGTACATCGAAGCCCACTCCCGGTTCGACGAGCAGTCCGGCGAGGTCGTGGCGCTCCTGGGTTTCGACTACCGGCATCACGATGTCATCGAGTCCCTGCACACCGTCCAACACGAGTATCAGGACGTGATTCTGAACACGAGTCACACCCACCAGGGCGAGTGGTGTCTGGAGTCGCTGTTCTGTCGCGGCCCGGCGGGACGGGTCCGGGCGCTGACGAACAGACTGCGTGACTTCGACGCCGTCGGTCGGGTCAAAGTGATGATGATACGCGACGACTGA
- a CDS encoding sugar O-acetyltransferase: MPSEKEKMLAGERYDPSDPELVAERERARELVRAYNRTDPGAGDRRRDLLDELFGSVGESTVVEPQFRCDYGTQIHVGDGFFANFGCVFLDVCRIEFGDRCLLGPGVHVYTATHSLDPAERAAGIEYGKPVTVGDDVWIGGRAVLNPGVTVGDRSVVASGAVVTEDVPAGVVVRGNPATVVREIES; the protein is encoded by the coding sequence ATGCCCTCGGAGAAGGAGAAGATGCTGGCAGGCGAGCGGTACGACCCGAGCGATCCCGAACTGGTCGCCGAGCGCGAGCGAGCACGCGAACTGGTCCGTGCGTACAACCGGACCGACCCCGGCGCGGGCGACCGGCGGCGGGACCTGCTCGACGAGCTGTTCGGGTCGGTCGGCGAGTCGACCGTCGTCGAACCACAGTTCCGCTGTGACTACGGCACCCAGATCCACGTCGGCGACGGCTTCTTCGCGAACTTCGGCTGCGTGTTCCTCGATGTCTGTCGGATCGAGTTCGGCGATCGGTGTCTGCTGGGGCCGGGCGTCCACGTCTACACGGCGACACACTCGCTCGACCCGGCCGAACGCGCCGCCGGCATCGAGTACGGCAAGCCCGTGACCGTCGGCGACGATGTCTGGATCGGCGGCCGGGCGGTCCTGAATCCGGGCGTGACGGTCGGTGACCGCAGCGTCGTCGCCTCGGGCGCGGTCGTCACCGAAGACGTTCCCGCGGGCGTCGTGGTCCGGGGGAACCCGGCGACGGTCGTCCGCGAGATCGAGTCGTAA
- a CDS encoding lysylphosphatidylglycerol synthase transmembrane domain-containing protein: MATTRHRPPLGRRQLAGTALALALIGLLLLGLDTAAVATAIAGSDPTLVAGTVVTALAAQLVWSLTTVTLLTAADSGLPPYRVQLGYLSGTFGKQILPLGTVSGTAIMAYVIAEDLDRQFRDVFAPVAASELLIFGSSLGVAVLGLVGLVADPRAGVGGPMVLALAAGVTLVLVVGVALVAYRRAVLGRAVVGVAGAVHGLVAPVSERLARHTHPDSVAPHVDSFLAGFGAATGDERRIAVGASLAVLGWLTLSLALYSGLAAVGVTVPFALALFLAPASGLATLLPTPGGLGGSEVGLTAVLTLLTGAGAEQAAAGVLLYRLATYWLVLSIGGLATAYLSASIWRVLE, translated from the coding sequence ATGGCGACCACACGGCATCGCCCACCTCTCGGCCGGCGCCAGCTTGCCGGCACCGCGCTGGCGCTGGCGTTGATCGGGCTGTTACTGCTCGGGCTCGACACCGCTGCGGTCGCGACAGCGATCGCCGGTTCCGATCCGACACTCGTCGCGGGCACCGTCGTGACCGCGCTCGCCGCACAACTCGTCTGGAGTCTGACGACGGTGACGCTGCTGACAGCGGCCGACAGCGGCCTCCCGCCGTACCGGGTCCAACTGGGCTACCTCTCCGGGACCTTCGGCAAGCAGATCCTCCCGCTGGGAACGGTCAGCGGCACCGCGATCATGGCCTACGTCATCGCCGAGGACCTCGATCGGCAGTTCAGGGATGTCTTCGCTCCGGTGGCCGCCAGCGAGTTGCTCATCTTCGGCTCCTCGCTGGGCGTGGCCGTGCTCGGCCTCGTCGGCCTCGTCGCCGACCCGCGGGCGGGCGTCGGCGGCCCGATGGTGCTCGCGCTCGCTGCCGGTGTCACGCTCGTCCTCGTCGTCGGCGTCGCGCTCGTCGCGTACCGGCGGGCCGTGCTCGGACGCGCCGTCGTCGGGGTGGCTGGGGCCGTCCACGGGCTCGTCGCCCCCGTCTCCGAGCGGCTCGCCCGGCACACCCACCCCGACAGCGTGGCCCCGCACGTCGACTCCTTTCTCGCGGGCTTCGGGGCCGCGACCGGCGACGAACGGCGGATCGCCGTCGGCGCGTCCCTGGCAGTCCTCGGGTGGCTGACGCTCTCGCTGGCACTGTACTCCGGGCTGGCCGCCGTCGGCGTGACCGTCCCGTTCGCGCTCGCCCTGTTTCTCGCGCCGGCGAGCGGGCTGGCGACACTGCTCCCGACGCCGGGCGGTCTTGGCGGGTCGGAGGTCGGCCTCACTGCCGTCCTCACACTCCTGACGGGGGCGGGCGCCGAACAGGCCGCCGCCGGCGTCTTGCTCTATCGGCTCGCGACCTACTGGCTGGTCCTCTCGATCGGCGGGCTCGCGACCGCGTATCTCTCGGCCTCGATCTGGCGCGTACTGGAGTGA